In the Paralichthys olivaceus isolate ysfri-2021 chromosome 17, ASM2471397v2, whole genome shotgun sequence genome, one interval contains:
- the agtr1b gene encoding type-1 angiotensin II receptor, with product MQNITAGAKDWIELDCGMSGNHKFLYTLIPIVYGCNFVIGIVGNSMVVAVIYCYMKLKTVANIFVLNLAVSDLTFLITLPMWATFAARGYQWPFGGFLCKASSGLVIFNLYTSIFFLTVLSIDRYLAIVHPMRSRRFRTVVYARITCVVIWLFAFVLSLPTALTRDVYNITSLNTTVCAILHGNNETMRFKELLLTISLMKSLLGFLVPFIIIITCYCLIGRALKAVRHIQKSSRSRDDEVLRMLAAAVLAFFLCWVPHQVFHFMQVLTQLMMEKDCALLEIIDTAMPFTICIAYFNSCVNPIVYGFVGHNFRKNLLRLLRCSPGGPTGPHPSISSKMSALSFRASEALSLTAKSKASSDVK from the coding sequence ATGCAGAATATAACTGCAGGAGCGAAGGACTGGATAGAGTTGGATTGTGGTATGTCTGGAAACCACAAATTTCTTTACACCCTGATACCCATTGTCTATGGCTGTAACTTTGTCATCGGCATTGTCGGAAACAGCATGGTGGTGGCCGTCATCTACTGTTACATGAAGCTCAAGACCGTGGCCAACATATTTGTCCTCAACCTTGCGGTTTCTGACCTCACCTTCCTCATCACTCTGCCCATGTGGGCCACCTTTGCCGCCAGGGGCTATCAGTGGCCTTTTGGAGGATTCCTGTGCAAGGCCAGTTCCGGGCTGGTGATCTTTAACCTCTACACCAGCATCTTCTTCCTCACAGTGCTCAGCATCGACCGGTACCTTGCCATTGTGCACCCAATGCGATCACGCAGGTTCCGCACTGTGGTGTACGCACGTATAACCTGCGTAGTGATCTGGCTCTTTGCCTTTGTGCTCAGCTTGCCCACAGCTCTTACCAGGGATGTCTACAACATCACGAGCCTTAACACTACAGTGTGTGCCATTCTGCATGGGAATAATGAAACCATGAGGTTCAAGGAGCTCCTGCTCACCATCAGCCTCATGAAAAGCTTGCTGGGCTTCCTGGTgcccttcatcatcatcatcacctgctACTGCCTCATTGGCCGTGCGCTGAAAGCGGTGAGACACATCCAGAAAAGCTCCCGTTCAAGGGACGACGAGGTCCTGCGCATGCTCGCCGCAGCTGTCCTGGCCTTCTTCCTGTGCTGGGTGCCCCATCAGGTGTTCCACTTCATGCAGGTGCTCACCCAGCTGATGATGGAGAAGGATTGTGCCCTCTTGGAAATCATTGACACAGCCATGCCCTTCACTATCTGCATCGCCTACTTCAACAGCTGCGTCAACCCTATCGTGTACGGCTTCGTGGGGCACAACTTTCGCAAGAACTTACTGCGGCTGTTGCGCTGCTCTCCAGGGGGACCCACTGGGCCTCATCCGAGCATCAGCTCCAAGATGAGCGCCCTGTCCTTCCGTGCCTCAGAGGCGCTGAGTCTTACAGCCAAAAGTAAGGCCTCCTCTGACgttaagtga